In a genomic window of Onychostoma macrolepis isolate SWU-2019 chromosome 08, ASM1243209v1, whole genome shotgun sequence:
- the kank3 gene encoding KN motif and ankyrin repeat domain-containing protein 3, with product MTQSVHITSKLPNLSAPFHCSTEEETDQGGSYSVQTPYGFQLDLDFLKYVEEIESGHSIRRANVNPRRGSRGDRGYQRNLSVGGRASGWTSTESLSSTTSENGQTNPHFLQSPITSPSKSQPLSPLPVISPSPPTYSKVPPPPPPRNPRVERTLLETSLRLQQEQNQFSNGLGSNLPDLSKVSSKSGGFNRDFSLASSQLASDAHLLQISPVVQNPLSGVWTKASPQTSGRSTPASNSGTLPPGQLQTVREQMATALRQLREMEERVKGLPVLEREVAMLRAEKERLAKELQKKTEEHDATLKLQVSTEAAVGASQPGSLPSPSLSNKKPECKSDEQDKKKIKNLAITPVEKRSIAVGSDNPIETVVVYNRQAVKDAAVEATIDVSHAAIETETSVMHDEGIQTGVATEDASVWVIESFLGLQSETEREIDTLQHTIKFQQESIQVLETRLTHVNQDLETLKAQEIERASKIMLDKETIAKPQTANAQLQTRPEVCSVGVLFPDATDPEYVSKNDQSIQTDPVETSKEKMVELVNIGIQWECLNDTQDAEEQTMSAEAAGPLKSIMKRKDGSGAGAVSSGGKKSLKFVGILNGGYESTSSEEDEEDEESSSDGSEAGACSDSSVEEGAALEDTSDEEMNINVDETDSDENMPAGTEDSKDQEEEVKEKFELSAKMREACLILKNHLNDGAKSVKSKEVLSSTHSVQLEWFRVSSAKMAQPSRVSNYLMAFSEVSPVLLEHIVNMTDGNGNTALHYSVSHSNFTVVDLLLDTGMCNVDQQNKAGYTAVMLAALSAVKEEDDMAVVQKLFRLGNVNAKASQAGQTALMLAVSHGRQEMVRALLDCGADVNIQDDEGSTALMCASEHGRAEIVSLLLEQPGCDISVVDNDGSNALSIALEASHNDIAVLLYAHMNYSKTQADISSKAISRSPSTPRKTWPSE from the exons ATGACCCAGTCTGTGCATATAACCTCCAAACTGCCAA ATCTGAGTGCCCCTTTTCATTGCTCTACTGAGGAAGAAACAGATCAAGGTGGCTCCTATTCAGTACAGACGCCCTACGGATTCCAGCTGGACCTTGATTTTCTCAAGTATGTTGAGGAAATAGAGAGTGGACACAGCATTCGTAGGGCTAATGTGAACCCTCGGAGGGGATCCCGGGGTGACCGTGGGTATCAGAGGAATTTAAGTGTTGGTGGTCGGGCCAGTGGCTGGACCTCCACTGAGTCCCTTTCCTCAACAACCAGTGAGAATGGCCAAACTAACCCACATTTTCTCCAGAGCCCTATCACATCACCTAGTAAATCACAACCACTTTCCCCATTACCAGTCATCAGTCCCAGTCCACCAACTTACTCCAAAGTGCCACCACCGCCTCCACCACGTAACCCTAGGGTTGAGAGAACACTCCTTGAAACTAGTCTTCGGCTCCAACAGGAGCAAAATCAGTTTTCCAACGGATTAGGCTCTAATTTGCCTGACCTTTCCAAAGTGAGTTCCAAATCCGGTGGATTTAATAGGGACTTCTCTCTAGCTTCTTCCCAGCTTGCTTCAGATGCCCACTTGCTACAGATATCACCTGTTGTTCAGAACCCCCTTTCTGGGGTCTGGACTAAAGCAAGTCCTCAGACATCTGGAAGGAGCACGCCAGCCTCCAACTCAGGAACACTGCCTCCTGGGCAGCTTCAGACAGTGCGAGAACAGATGGCCACCGCCCTTAGGCAGCTAAGAGAGATGGAAGAGAGAGTCAAAGGACTACCAGTTCTAGAAAGAGAAGTTGCCATGCTCCGTGCCGAAAAAGAAAGGTTGGCTAAAGAACTTCAAAAGAAAACAGAGGAACATGATGCAACGCTCAAACTGCAAGTCTCCACTGAGGCAGCAGTAGGAGCCTCCCAACCAGGATCCCTACCATCGCCGTCACTTTCGAATAAAAAGCCAGAATGCAAAAGTGATGAAcaagacaaaaagaaaataaagaatctAGCCATTACTCCTGTAGAAAAAAGATCCATAGCAGTAGGCAGTGACAATCCCATTGAGACTGTGGTTGTCTACAATCGCCAAGCGGTCAAGGATGCTGCTGTCGAAGCTACTATTGATGTTAGTCACGCAGCTATTGAAACTGAGACTAGTGTTATGCATGATGAGGGAATTCAGACTGGAGTGGCTACAGAAGATGCGTCAGTCTGGGTAATAGAATCATTTCTAGGGCTACAAAGTGAGACAGAACGAGAAATTGACACCCTGCAGCACACTATCAAATTTCAACAGGAGTCAATCCAGGTTCTCGAGACACGATTAACTCATGTCAACCAAGATCTTGAAACTTTAAAGGCTCAGGAAATAGAGAGGGCATCCAAGATTATGCTGGACAAAGAGACAATTGCAAAACCACAGACAGCAAATGCCCAATTGCAAACACGTCCTGAAGTTTGTTCAGTTGGAGTGTTGTTTCCGGATGCAACTGACCCGGAGTATGTTTCAAAAAATGACCAAAGCATTCAAACAGATCCTGTGGAAACCTCAAAGGAAAAAATGGTGGAGCTAGTAAACATTGGTATCCAGTGGGAATGTCTTAATGATACACAAGACGCTGAAGAACAGACAATGTCTGCAGAGG CTGCAGGCCCTCTGAAATCTATCATGAAGAGGAAGGATGGGAGTGGTGCTGGCGCAGTTTCCAGCGGTGGCAAAAAGAGCCTGAAGTTTGTTGGAATTCTAAACGGAGG ATATGAGTCAACTTCTAGTGAAGAGGATGAAGAGGATGAAGAGAGTTCCTCAGATGGAAGTGAGGCTGGTGCGTGTTCAGACAGCAGTGTGGAAGAAGGGGCAGCTCTAGAGGACACATCTGATGAAGAGATGAATATAAATGTGGATGAAACTGACAGTGATGAAAACATGCCAGCTGGGACTGAAGATTCAAAGGACCAGGAAGAGGAAGTGAAGGAAAA GTTTGAACTTAGTGCCAAAATGCGTGAGGCTTGTCTAATTTTGAAGAACCACCTTAATGACGGAGCGAAATCAGTGAAGAGTAAAGAAGTG TTGTCCAGCACTCATAGCGTTCAGCTGGAGTGGTTCCGAGTATCCAGTGCAAAGATGGCCCAGCCTTCACGTGTGTCAAATTACCTGATGGCTTTCTCAGAGGTCTCCCCCGTCCTGCTGGAGCACATAGTCAACATGACGGATGGCAATGGCAACACTGCCTTACACTACAGCGTCTCCCATTCCAACTTCACTGTGGTGGACCTACTGCTTGACACAG GCATGTGCAACGTTGATCAGCAGAATAAAGCCGGATATACAGCTGTGATGCTGGCAGCGCTTTCAGCAGTGAAGGAGGAGGACGACATGGCAGTGGTCCAGAAACTCTTCCGTCTGGGCAACGTCAATGCCAAGGCAAGCCAA GCAGGACAGACGGCTTTAATGCTGGCCGTGAGTCACGGGCGACAGGAGATGGTGCGAGCGCTGCTCGACTGCGGTGCTGATGTGAACATCCAGGATGATGAGGGCTCCACCGCTCTGATGTGCGCGAGTGAACACGGTCGGGCTGAGATTGTGTCCTTACTGCTGGAGCAGCCGGGGTGTGACATTTCAGTCGTAGACAAT GATGGCAGTAATGCTCTCTCCATTGCTCTGGAGGCGTCCCACAATGATATTGCCGTTCTACTGTACGCTCACATGAACTACTCGAAAACACAGGCGGAT ATATCATCGAAAGCAATCTCCCGAAGCCCGTCCACTCCTAGAAAAACATGGCCCTCAGAGTGA